From a single Fusobacterium pseudoperiodonticum genomic region:
- a CDS encoding GDYXXLXY domain-containing protein, whose protein sequence is MSNKMKKILIVVNIVLLFVITGFSAQKEESYKKLDSYFYLELRPVDPRSLLQGDYMTLNYDILDQTTEFIYQNKSYDYYEEEKKEETEQERERRELAEAKKAYIAIRLDGNKVAKFVKLAKEKTDEKDLLFIAYKSNGYSVDINANSYLFQEGTGDKYENARYAKVVLVDNKLRLIDLRDKDFKEIK, encoded by the coding sequence ATGAGTAATAAAATGAAAAAGATACTTATAGTTGTAAATATTGTACTTCTTTTTGTAATAACAGGTTTTTCTGCTCAAAAAGAAGAAAGTTATAAAAAACTAGATAGTTATTTCTATTTGGAACTTAGACCAGTTGATCCTCGTTCACTTTTACAAGGTGACTATATGACTTTAAATTATGATATCTTAGATCAAACTACTGAATTTATATATCAAAATAAATCATATGATTACTATGAAGAAGAGAAAAAAGAAGAAACTGAACAAGAAAGAGAAAGAAGAGAATTAGCTGAAGCTAAGAAAGCATATATAGCTATTCGTTTAGATGGAAATAAAGTAGCTAAATTTGTTAAACTAGCAAAAGAAAAAACTGATGAAAAAGATTTACTTTTTATAGCTTATAAAAGTAATGGTTACAGTGTAGATATAAATGCAAATAGTTATTTATTCCAAGAAGGAACAGGGGATAAGTATGAAAATGCACGTTATGCAAAAGTTGTGTTGGTTGATAATAAATTAAGGCTTATAGATTTAAGAGATAAAGATTTCAAAGAAATAAAATAA
- the creD gene encoding cell envelope integrity protein CreD, with protein MDNNSYKIPSNKKPFSPVMKKLIFLVVFAIILIIPLLFVGKLVERRGRLFKETVTEIGNEWGKSQKIIAPVISLSYTDSSLSKDDSIRNEKNVVVQPVQRRLAILPEELNATIEMKDELRHRGIYNATVYTANIKLTGYFSPKDFPDKNDMVAYLSIGLSDTKALVKVNKFKLGNVEKDLEAMSGTMANPLFTSGISGQIGPEYDGMMKEDKIPFEIDIDIRGSRKISILPLGKKNNFDIKSNWKSPSFSGVLPTERNIDDNGFTAKWEISNLIRDYPQVLDINQDVYDDFKDSYSEADLEVYRDSEEYEYYNSDDSKIVKVLLYNSVTDYTQIYRACNYGFLFILMSLVIVYIFEIVSKKVAHYVQYIVVGFSLVMFYLLLLSLSEHLGFEMSYLVASLAIVIPNSLYVASMTDNKKFGIGMFIFLSGIYAILFSILRMEQYALLTGTLLILVVLYVVMYLTKKADIFFKLEEENNQ; from the coding sequence ATGGATAATAATTCATATAAAATTCCAAGCAATAAAAAACCATTCTCACCAGTTATGAAAAAATTAATTTTTCTAGTAGTATTTGCAATTATATTGATAATACCTTTACTTTTTGTAGGAAAATTAGTAGAAAGAAGAGGTAGACTATTTAAAGAAACTGTTACAGAAATAGGAAATGAATGGGGGAAAAGTCAAAAGATTATAGCACCAGTAATTTCTTTATCATATACTGATTCATCTCTTAGTAAAGATGATAGTATAAGAAATGAAAAAAATGTTGTAGTTCAGCCAGTACAAAGACGTTTAGCTATATTACCAGAAGAACTTAATGCAACTATAGAAATGAAAGATGAATTAAGACATAGAGGTATATACAATGCTACAGTCTATACAGCTAATATAAAATTAACAGGATATTTTTCACCTAAAGATTTTCCTGATAAAAATGATATGGTAGCGTATTTATCTATAGGGTTATCTGATACTAAAGCTTTAGTTAAGGTTAATAAATTTAAATTAGGAAATGTAGAGAAAGATTTAGAAGCTATGTCAGGGACTATGGCAAATCCATTATTTACTAGTGGAATATCTGGTCAAATTGGCCCAGAATATGATGGAATGATGAAAGAAGATAAGATTCCTTTTGAAATAGATATAGATATTAGAGGAAGCAGAAAGATTTCTATATTACCACTTGGAAAGAAAAATAATTTTGACATAAAATCAAATTGGAAGTCTCCAAGTTTCTCAGGAGTTTTACCTACTGAAAGAAATATAGATGATAATGGATTTACTGCAAAATGGGAAATTTCAAACTTGATTAGAGATTATCCTCAAGTCTTAGATATAAATCAAGATGTATATGATGATTTTAAGGACTCTTATTCTGAAGCAGATCTTGAAGTATATAGAGATTCTGAAGAGTATGAATATTATAATAGTGATGATAGTAAAATAGTAAAAGTACTGTTATACAATTCTGTAACTGATTATACTCAAATATATAGAGCTTGTAACTATGGATTCCTATTTATTTTAATGAGTTTAGTTATAGTATACATATTTGAGATTGTCAGCAAAAAAGTTGCTCACTATGTGCAATACATAGTAGTAGGATTTTCATTAGTTATGTTCTATCTATTATTGTTATCATTATCTGAGCATTTAGGTTTTGAAATGTCATATTTGGTAGCTTCATTAGCAATAGTAATACCAAATTCATTATATGTTGCAAGTATGACAGATAATAAAAAGTTTGGTATAGGAATGTTTATTTTCTTAAGTGGAATCTATGCAATACTATTCTCTATCTTAAGAATGGAACAATATGCTTTACTAACTGGAACATTATTGATCTTAGTAGTGCTTTATGTTGTGATGTATCTAACAAAGAAAGCAGATATATTCTTTAAACTAGAAGAAGAAAATAATCAATAA
- a CDS encoding DUF4401 domain-containing protein produces the protein MFEKIKKFFLYFSVIFLIAGVTSFTAYNWATMSSIEKLVVPSALIIAGLGAYLFLKKDIYKNLALFFSSFTIGTLFAVYGQVYQTGADTWILFRNWAIFLIIPMIATGYYSIVTLFTIVVAVGTNFYLELYLSGSIIPFLSSLIFGIVLLVYPFIQKRFNFKFNNIFYNIMTGIFYISFIASGFAAINDHYNGLIAIVLYLLFVAAVYFVGYKQLKKITIKILSITALGCFGVAIIIKMISSIIYTDATMYIFFSLMVIIGTIVAVVKSSNEIESENIKKFTNVVVGFLKVFAFFLLMIFVFSLLGLMGLGEKAFIVVAILLIIFSYFAAKMLGLKNDKIEIVAFIAGLICLGIYLSVSLEMRALSVIFIITIIFNLFWFFMPTRALDLLLFPVNYLLLGFFLSEKAPSINYYYSIITIALIVEAYFYFLYDKKELLNEKLKRVLIGNEAALILLPLSWLSTRIGIFIDDYELMFKYAQYYRIVDIALTTLIGAFVIFKTIKNQKLQIVLCIIWLGLNYFAYSQILSLIFVMLIMLIYASKNSKWGILISTLAACYVIYNYYFTTYRSLLDKSIALSISGGLLLVAYLVLKYGFKGVDENNE, from the coding sequence ATGTTTGAGAAAATAAAGAAGTTTTTTCTGTATTTCTCTGTGATATTTTTAATAGCTGGAGTTACATCATTCACAGCATATAACTGGGCAACTATGTCTAGTATTGAAAAGTTGGTAGTTCCTTCTGCACTGATTATAGCAGGATTAGGAGCTTATCTATTTTTGAAAAAAGATATTTATAAAAATTTAGCCTTGTTCTTCTCTTCGTTTACGATAGGAACTTTGTTTGCAGTCTATGGACAGGTATATCAAACAGGAGCAGATACATGGATATTATTTAGAAATTGGGCTATATTTTTAATTATTCCAATGATAGCAACAGGATATTATTCTATAGTAACACTTTTTACTATAGTTGTAGCAGTGGGAACAAATTTCTACTTAGAATTATATCTATCAGGATCTATTATTCCATTTTTATCTTCTTTAATTTTTGGAATAGTATTATTGGTATATCCGTTTATACAAAAAAGATTTAATTTTAAATTTAACAATATTTTCTACAATATAATGACAGGAATATTTTACATTTCTTTTATAGCAAGTGGCTTTGCAGCAATAAACGATCATTATAATGGTCTTATAGCAATAGTACTATATTTACTATTTGTTGCTGCTGTATATTTTGTTGGTTATAAGCAATTAAAAAAAATAACTATAAAGATACTTTCAATAACAGCTCTTGGATGTTTTGGAGTAGCTATTATTATCAAAATGATATCTAGTATAATTTATACAGATGCGACTATGTATATTTTCTTTTCTCTAATGGTTATTATAGGAACTATAGTAGCAGTAGTTAAATCTTCTAATGAAATAGAAAGTGAAAATATCAAAAAATTTACAAATGTGGTTGTAGGTTTTTTAAAAGTTTTTGCATTTTTCTTACTTATGATTTTTGTATTTTCTCTTTTAGGTCTTATGGGCTTAGGAGAAAAAGCATTTATTGTAGTTGCTATTCTTTTAATTATTTTTTCATATTTTGCTGCAAAAATGCTTGGCTTAAAGAATGATAAAATAGAAATAGTAGCTTTTATTGCAGGACTTATATGTCTTGGCATATATTTAAGTGTTTCATTAGAAATGAGAGCTCTATCTGTAATATTTATTATTACAATTATTTTTAATCTGTTCTGGTTTTTTATGCCAACAAGAGCATTAGATTTACTTTTATTCCCAGTAAATTATTTATTACTAGGATTTTTCCTTTCAGAAAAAGCTCCTTCTATTAATTACTACTATAGTATTATCACTATAGCTCTTATTGTAGAAGCTTACTTTTATTTTCTATATGATAAAAAAGAACTTTTAAATGAAAAATTAAAAAGAGTTTTAATAGGTAATGAAGCTGCCTTAATTTTATTACCTCTTAGCTGGCTATCTACAAGAATAGGAATTTTTATAGATGATTATGAACTTATGTTTAAGTATGCTCAATACTATAGAATAGTTGATATCGCACTTACTACATTGATTGGAGCATTTGTAATATTCAAAACAATAAAGAACCAAAAATTACAAATAGTTTTGTGTATTATTTGGTTAGGTTTAAATTATTTTGCATATTCACAAATTTTAAGTTTAATTTTTGTTATGTTAATTATGTTAATTTATGCTTCTAAAAATAGTAAATGGGGAATATTAATTTCAACTTTAGCAGCATGTTATGTAATATATAATTATTATTTCACAACATATAGGTCTTTACTGGACAAATCAATAGCACTTAGTATTTCAGGAGGACTGTTACTAGTAGCTTATTTAGTGTTAAAGTATGGATTTAAAGGAGTTGATGAGAATAATGAGTAA
- a CDS encoding biotin transporter BioY: MKIKNMLYAAMFAAIVAVLGLMPPIPLPFIPVPITLQTMGVMLAGSFLGKRLGFISMLLVVVIVLLGLPILSGGRGGLAVLTGPTGGFFIVWPFAAFLVGFLAEKFWKNINIEKYIVANIIGGIVLVYLVGAIYLSYITKMPIDKAFLATMAFIPGDVLKAIVVSVLCYKLKEISPINEVVR; encoded by the coding sequence ATGAAAATTAAAAATATGCTTTATGCAGCTATGTTTGCAGCTATTGTTGCTGTTTTAGGTTTAATGCCTCCAATACCTTTACCTTTTATACCTGTACCTATAACTTTACAGACTATGGGAGTAATGCTTGCAGGAAGTTTTTTAGGTAAAAGATTAGGTTTTATTAGTATGTTATTAGTGGTTGTTATTGTTCTTTTAGGTCTACCTATTCTGTCTGGTGGTAGAGGTGGACTTGCAGTTCTTACAGGTCCTACAGGTGGATTTTTTATAGTATGGCCTTTTGCAGCCTTCTTAGTAGGATTTTTGGCAGAAAAATTTTGGAAAAATATCAATATAGAAAAATATATTGTGGCTAATATAATTGGTGGAATAGTTTTAGTATATCTTGTTGGTGCAATCTATCTATCATATATAACAAAAATGCCAATAGATAAAGCTTTCTTAGCAACTATGGCTTTTATCCCAGGTGATGTATTGAAGGCTATTGTTGTTTCTGTACTTTGCTATAAATTAAAAGAAATCAGTCCTATTAATGAAGTTGTAAGATAG
- a CDS encoding trans-sulfuration enzyme family protein, which yields MNKNVGTVCVHGKKQRRNVDNTGAVSFPIYQSATFVHPAFGESTGFDYSRLQNPTREELERVVNDLEEGVDALAFSTGMAAVTALLDILEPGDHIVATDDLYGGTIRLMESICKKNGIKTTFVETDKVENVEKAIEKNTKMIYIETPTNPMMKIADIEEISKIAKKNSCILVVDNTFLTPYFQKPLKLGADVVLHSATKYLAGHNDTLAGFLVTNSQEISEKLRFITKTIGACLSPFDSWLVLRGIKTLHIRMEQHQKNAKKIVEWLKTQKAVVSVYYPGLEENESIEVSKKQGTGFGGMVSFHVDTPERAKKILKDIKLIQFAESLGGVESLITYPMFQTHADVPLEERLARGINECLLRMSVGIEDVNDLIEDLDQAINK from the coding sequence ATGAATAAAAATGTAGGAACTGTATGTGTCCACGGGAAAAAACAAAGAAGAAATGTAGATAATACAGGAGCAGTAAGTTTTCCTATATATCAATCTGCAACTTTTGTTCACCCAGCATTTGGAGAATCAACAGGTTTTGACTATTCAAGATTACAAAATCCAACAAGAGAAGAACTAGAAAGAGTAGTTAATGACTTAGAGGAAGGTGTAGATGCTTTAGCATTTAGTACAGGAATGGCAGCAGTTACAGCTTTATTAGATATCTTAGAACCAGGAGACCATATAGTTGCAACAGATGACCTATACGGTGGAACAATAAGATTGATGGAGAGTATCTGTAAAAAGAATGGAATAAAGACAACTTTTGTTGAAACAGATAAAGTTGAAAATGTTGAAAAAGCTATAGAAAAAAATACAAAAATGATATATATAGAAACTCCAACAAATCCAATGATGAAAATAGCAGATATAGAAGAAATCTCTAAAATAGCTAAAAAGAATAGTTGCATTTTAGTTGTAGACAATACATTTTTAACACCATATTTTCAAAAACCTCTTAAGCTAGGTGCAGATGTTGTACTTCACAGTGCTACAAAATATCTAGCTGGACATAATGATACTTTGGCAGGTTTTTTAGTAACAAATTCTCAAGAAATTAGTGAAAAACTTAGATTCATAACAAAGACTATAGGAGCTTGTTTATCTCCTTTTGATTCATGGCTTGTTTTAAGAGGAATAAAAACTCTTCATATTAGAATGGAACAACATCAAAAAAATGCTAAAAAGATTGTTGAATGGTTAAAAACTCAAAAAGCAGTTGTTTCAGTTTACTATCCAGGACTTGAAGAAAATGAATCTATAGAAGTTTCTAAAAAACAAGGAACAGGTTTTGGAGGAATGGTATCTTTCCATGTTGATACTCCTGAAAGAGCTAAGAAAATTTTAAAAGATATTAAGTTAATACAATTTGCAGAAAGTTTAGGAGGAGTTGAATCTCTAATTACTTATCCTATGTTCCAAACACATGCTGATGTACCTTTAGAAGAAAGATTAGCAAGAGGTATAAATGAATGTCTTTTAAGAATGTCAGTTGGTATAGAAGATGTAAATGATTTAATAGAAGATTTAGACCAAGCAATAAATAAATAG
- a CDS encoding restriction endonuclease, with amino-acid sequence MDIYMNFFNKFDYDVRKTKDARWIDQKCTCDVLWIIADCILEYIDKNQSSEFTASDIWHSNYARENVIEIFSKPDPKSEAKNEYDKYFGQPIKLFSYSKLLNATKKGNTNYYSINNREILEKIALRPTNALEFLCKYIIKVLEDSELLDIFNNFFEVQTKEAYKNVRDKFIEFTINNTNINGETECGRIFTKVINPLAFKFKKLGTVKGKISKHIITLNDIQYNRLNWRDNLSGKEKNITRTNHESNLEINTLKEVAITNYMIMKAKKAVRKFNNLFYEGKSEVKQINEIVNATQAHHIFSQSDYPNIADYIENLIMLTPNQHFSMAHPDNNTQYIDRDFQYICLISKFSKIYENLILNQDKSENQFYNFEDYKFVLNTGLNTEEFSKISLQNFASILDVIDKFYSDCIQNNKYNFLIKDNKVIF; translated from the coding sequence ATGGATATTTATATGAATTTTTTTAATAAATTTGATTATGATGTAAGAAAAACTAAAGATGCTAGATGGATTGATCAAAAATGTACCTGTGATGTATTATGGATTATTGCAGATTGCATATTGGAATATATTGATAAAAATCAAAGTTCTGAGTTTACTGCCTCTGATATATGGCACAGCAATTATGCTAGAGAAAATGTAATTGAAATCTTTTCAAAACCAGATCCAAAATCAGAGGCAAAAAATGAATATGATAAGTATTTTGGACAACCAATTAAATTATTTAGTTATAGTAAATTATTAAATGCAACTAAAAAAGGGAATACTAATTATTATTCTATAAATAATAGAGAAATTTTAGAAAAGATCGCATTAAGACCAACAAATGCTTTAGAATTTCTTTGTAAGTATATAATTAAAGTATTAGAAGATAGTGAGTTACTTGATATTTTTAATAATTTCTTTGAAGTTCAAACTAAAGAGGCATATAAAAATGTTAGAGATAAATTTATTGAATTTACTATCAATAATACAAATATAAATGGTGAAACTGAATGTGGAAGAATTTTTACAAAAGTAATAAATCCTTTAGCATTTAAATTTAAAAAACTAGGTACTGTAAAAGGAAAAATTTCAAAACATATTATTACCTTAAACGATATACAATACAATCGTTTAAATTGGAGAGATAATCTAAGTGGAAAAGAAAAAAATATTACACGTACTAATCATGAGAGCAATTTAGAAATTAATACATTAAAAGAAGTTGCAATAACTAATTATATGATAATGAAAGCTAAAAAAGCAGTACGTAAGTTTAATAATTTATTTTATGAAGGAAAATCAGAAGTAAAACAAATTAATGAAATTGTTAATGCAACACAAGCACATCATATTTTTTCACAATCAGATTATCCAAATATAGCTGATTATATTGAAAATTTGATTATGCTTACTCCAAATCAGCATTTTTCTATGGCTCATCCTGACAATAATACACAGTATATAGATAGGGATTTTCAATACATTTGTCTTATTTCAAAATTTTCTAAAATATATGAAAATTTAATTCTTAATCAAGATAAATCAGAAAATCAGTTTTATAATTTTGAAGACTATAAATTTGTTTTAAATACTGGGCTCAATACTGAAGAATTTTCTAAAATTTCTTTACAAAATTTTGCAAGTATTCTAGATGTGATTGATAAATTTTATAGTGATTGTATCCAAAATAATAAATATAATTTTTTAATAAAAGATAATAAAGTTATATTTTAG
- a CDS encoding DNA cytosine methyltransferase has protein sequence MINNNPTYISLFSSAGVGCYGFKLEDFECVATCELIERRLNIQKLNNKCKYESGYINGDIKENSVKEKIYEEINKWKNFGNDSVDVVIATPPCQGMSVANHKKTENEIERNSLIRESVNIIKKISPKFFIFENVAAFWKTGCVNNSGNIVAIGEMITDELGKEYTIYNEILNFKNYGSNSSRTRTLVIGVKEDISDYISPIELFPDYTEEKSLYEVIGNMKSLDWGEYDPNDFFHSFRIYPREMREWIKDIKQGESAFDNLEDHKKPHKIINGELIINKAKNGDKYKRQVYSKVAPCIHTRNDQMASQNTVHPIDDRVFSIRELMNIMTIPNSFKWLPKDLTDLNALPLSEKQKISKKEELNIRQSIGEAVPTIIFKQIASKIKKFLLMKKISLKEIKELIQKYKLEDINELKKFIELSKDKYSLSILSTIIELSNSKREKNSAYFTDKSIIQEIFKYLPDFENENISIIEPSVGAGNFLPFIFKKYINKKNVNLTVIDIDQNSIDLLKILFTKNKIPNNFKINFVCSDYMNYEHKKVDLIIGNPPFSKISGLDRKKLIETNHNKEATNLAEFFLEKSIANSYYVSLIMPKNLLNTPEYQTTRNFLSSLDVESIIDFGENGFKGVLVETINIIINTEKKSNFTKVTSTTLKSYIIQKSEYIFDKKLPYWIIYRDAFFDKIFKKMKFDIFDVFRDRQITNSNSSLEKNEKYNIKVLKSRNISNDGKIISIDGYDSFIDEETLKKIAVKKFFNDNSIYLTPNMTYKPRLIKKESSYVVNGSVAILIPKILLNLSQEQMNYISSDEFRTFYKIARNYQTRSLNIDKTSCYWFGINLEI, from the coding sequence ATGATAAATAATAATCCAACATATATTTCCTTATTTTCTTCTGCTGGAGTAGGTTGCTATGGTTTTAAATTAGAAGATTTTGAATGTGTTGCTACTTGTGAATTAATTGAAAGAAGATTAAATATACAAAAACTAAATAATAAGTGTAAATATGAAAGTGGATACATTAATGGAGATATAAAAGAAAATTCTGTAAAAGAAAAAATATATGAAGAAATTAACAAGTGGAAAAATTTTGGAAATGACTCAGTAGATGTTGTAATTGCTACTCCTCCTTGTCAAGGTATGAGTGTTGCAAATCATAAAAAAACAGAAAATGAAATTGAAAGAAATAGTCTTATAAGAGAAAGTGTAAATATTATAAAAAAAATAAGTCCAAAATTTTTTATTTTTGAAAATGTAGCTGCATTTTGGAAAACTGGCTGTGTTAATAATTCTGGTAACATTGTTGCTATAGGAGAAATGATAACTGATGAATTAGGAAAAGAATACACAATCTATAATGAAATTTTAAACTTCAAAAATTATGGTTCTAATTCTTCTAGAACAAGGACATTAGTTATAGGAGTAAAAGAAGATATTTCTGATTATATTTCTCCAATAGAGCTTTTTCCAGATTATACTGAAGAAAAGTCATTATATGAAGTTATTGGAAATATGAAGAGTTTAGATTGGGGAGAATATGATCCCAATGATTTTTTTCATAGTTTTAGAATATATCCTAGAGAAATGAGAGAATGGATAAAAGATATAAAACAAGGAGAAAGTGCTTTTGATAATTTAGAAGATCATAAAAAACCACATAAAATAATTAATGGTGAATTGATAATTAATAAAGCTAAAAATGGCGATAAATACAAAAGACAAGTGTATTCTAAAGTAGCTCCTTGTATTCATACAAGGAATGATCAAATGGCTAGCCAAAATACTGTTCATCCTATAGATGACAGAGTCTTTTCAATTAGAGAATTAATGAATATCATGACTATTCCAAATTCCTTTAAATGGCTTCCAAAAGACTTAACTGATTTAAATGCTTTACCTTTATCAGAAAAGCAAAAGATCTCAAAAAAAGAAGAATTAAATATAAGGCAAAGTATTGGGGAAGCTGTCCCAACAATAATATTTAAACAAATAGCTTCTAAAATAAAAAAATTTCTATTGATGAAAAAAATCAGTCTAAAGGAAATAAAAGAACTAATCCAAAAATATAAGTTAGAAGATATCAATGAATTAAAAAAATTCATTGAATTGTCAAAAGATAAATATAGTTTATCTATATTATCAACAATTATTGAGCTTTCAAATTCAAAAAGAGAAAAAAATTCTGCTTATTTTACGGATAAATCTATTATTCAAGAAATTTTTAAATATTTGCCAGATTTTGAAAATGAAAACATTTCTATTATAGAACCTTCTGTTGGTGCTGGGAATTTTCTGCCTTTTATTTTTAAAAAATACATTAATAAAAAAAATGTGAATTTAACAGTAATTGATATAGATCAAAATTCTATTGATTTACTTAAAATCTTATTTACTAAAAATAAAATCCCAAATAATTTTAAGATAAATTTTGTCTGTTCTGACTACATGAACTATGAACATAAAAAAGTTGATTTAATAATAGGTAATCCTCCTTTTTCAAAGATAAGTGGATTAGATAGAAAAAAATTAATAGAAACCAATCACAATAAAGAAGCAACAAATTTAGCTGAATTTTTTCTTGAAAAATCTATAGCTAACAGTTATTATGTTTCTCTTATAATGCCTAAAAATTTATTAAATACTCCTGAGTACCAGACTACAAGAAATTTTTTATCAAGTTTAGATGTAGAAAGTATTATTGACTTTGGTGAAAATGGTTTTAAAGGAGTTTTAGTTGAGACAATTAATATAATAATTAATACTGAAAAAAAATCTAATTTTACAAAAGTTACTTCAACTACATTGAAAAGTTATATTATCCAAAAAAGTGAATATATCTTTGATAAAAAACTACCTTACTGGATAATATATAGAGATGCTTTTTTTGATAAGATTTTTAAAAAAATGAAATTTGATATCTTTGATGTCTTTAGAGATAGACAAATAACTAATTCAAATTCATCTTTAGAAAAAAATGAAAAGTATAATATAAAAGTTCTAAAGTCTAGAAATATATCTAATGATGGAAAAATTATAAGTATTGATGGATATGACTCTTTTATTGATGAAGAAACCTTAAAAAAAATAGCAGTAAAAAAATTTTTTAATGATAATTCAATTTACTTAACACCAAATATGACATATAAACCTCGTTTAATAAAAAAAGAAAGTTCCTATGTTGTAAATGGTTCAGTAGCTATTTTAATACCAAAAATACTTTTAAATCTTTCACAAGAACAAATGAATTATATCTCGAGTGATGAATTTAGAACTTTTTATAAAATAGCAAGAAATTATCAAACACGTTCTTTAAACATAGATAAAACAAGTTGTTATTGGTTTGGTATAAATTTAGAGATATAA
- a CDS encoding YARHG domain-containing protein, with translation MKKILLLCLFSILSIFSFANDWEFGSEGEHIIPLKGSAVAIKKEKITLKLTEDGMLVNVKFTFDSPNAENKIIGFVTPESGNNEEYEEDYSKAKRKAEPLKIKNFKTVVNGKEVKSNVELLSKLLSRGVLDNNVIKEYIEEEKNFYNYVYYFNADFKQGENVVEHSYYYTGSYGIFQRDFAYVVTTISKWKNKTVEDFEIEVIPGKYFVKLPYTFWKNGKKIDWQIAGKGKMVSIAPTNPNSDDSYGIDKYGAVYLNLDNGSVKYKTKNFSPDTDFYMTRIDNIPGFDYEFPAGKVQGYRFKDGDYMFDTSLASLLNSDADDLKGLSNLQLDILRNYPYAIAGYDFARKDLKDYFSEFIWYRPISKNVKINPNYNDLIKTIDKIKASRKK, from the coding sequence ATGAAAAAAATTTTATTACTATGCTTATTTAGCATTTTAAGTATTTTTTCATTTGCTAATGACTGGGAATTTGGATCTGAAGGAGAACATATAATTCCTTTAAAAGGTTCAGCAGTTGCTATAAAGAAAGAAAAAATTACTTTAAAACTAACTGAAGATGGAATGCTTGTAAATGTTAAATTCACATTTGACAGCCCTAATGCTGAAAATAAAATAATAGGTTTTGTTACCCCTGAAAGTGGAAACAATGAAGAATATGAAGAAGATTATTCTAAGGCTAAAAGAAAAGCAGAACCTTTAAAAATTAAAAACTTTAAAACTGTTGTCAATGGAAAAGAAGTAAAATCTAATGTTGAATTATTATCTAAATTACTTTCAAGAGGAGTTCTAGATAATAATGTTATAAAAGAATATATAGAAGAAGAAAAAAACTTCTATAACTATGTTTATTACTTCAATGCAGACTTTAAGCAAGGTGAAAATGTTGTAGAACACAGTTATTATTACACTGGTTCTTATGGAATTTTCCAAAGAGATTTTGCTTATGTTGTAACTACTATTTCTAAATGGAAAAACAAGACTGTTGAAGATTTTGAAATTGAAGTTATTCCAGGAAAATATTTTGTTAAACTACCTTATACTTTCTGGAAAAATGGTAAAAAGATAGATTGGCAAATTGCTGGTAAAGGAAAGATGGTTTCTATAGCTCCAACTAATCCAAACAGTGATGACAGCTATGGAATTGACAAATATGGTGCTGTTTATTTAAATCTTGATAATGGTTCTGTTAAATACAAAACTAAAAACTTCTCTCCTGATACAGATTTCTATATGACTCGTATAGATAATATTCCAGGTTTTGACTATGAATTCCCTGCTGGAAAAGTACAAGGTTATAGATTTAAAGATGGAGACTATATGTTTGACACTAGTCTTGCTTCTTTATTAAATTCTGATGCAGATGATTTAAAGGGACTAAGTAACTTACAATTAGACATTCTTCGTAACTATCCTTATGCTATTGCAGGATATGACTTTGCTAGAAAAGATTTAAAAGACTATTTCTCAGAATTTATCTGGTATAGACCTATATCTAAAAATGTAAAGATTAATCCTAATTATAATGATTTAATTAAAACAATTGATAAAATTAAGGCTAGTAGAAAAAAATAA